In the genome of Desulfofarcimen acetoxidans DSM 771, one region contains:
- a CDS encoding helix-turn-helix domain-containing protein, translating into MVLNIGEVITAKRKEKLWTQEQLANAVGVSTPAVSKWETGTTYPDIMLLSPIARALNTTVDKLLSYQNELSDEEVDKVTKDAMHVYESEGFDAGWSFCQRVLKEYPNSIPLKFHLGNLFQSFMILKSGIDQQEMQTYYRNAVHIYEEVLSSRHPKYALHTTAILVSYYAMLSELDKAEQLIEGMPSQKLDPDSLYPSIYALRGKHGEAIKLTQENLQRYISRVSQSLGVLCSYARERDDMETAYTLAKINFEMAKLFGMKEEIAYPDMIKVLVSRGDKQTALNYLEEYAQSIAELKYDYSNNPCFNRLTKGLSDTSYIKKILAQSILTDREYAPLKDEPRHTQVFGKLQELANTQTNTFRATDV; encoded by the coding sequence ATGGTGCTGAATATTGGTGAAGTTATCACAGCAAAACGCAAAGAAAAATTATGGACGCAAGAACAACTTGCTAATGCAGTAGGCGTTTCTACGCCAGCCGTGAGCAAGTGGGAAACAGGCACAACATATCCCGACATTATGTTGCTTTCTCCTATTGCGCGCGCTCTAAATACCACGGTAGACAAATTGCTTTCATACCAAAACGAGCTTTCCGATGAGGAAGTGGACAAGGTTACGAAAGATGCCATGCATGTCTACGAATCCGAGGGGTTTGATGCGGGCTGGTCATTCTGCCAAAGAGTGCTAAAGGAATACCCGAACAGCATTCCCTTAAAGTTTCATCTCGGTAATCTGTTTCAAAGTTTTATGATTCTGAAGTCGGGCATAGACCAACAAGAAATGCAAACCTATTATCGGAATGCCGTTCATATTTATGAAGAAGTATTATCCAGCAGACACCCAAAGTATGCCCTTCACACAACAGCAATTTTAGTTAGCTACTATGCGATGCTAAGTGAGCTTGACAAGGCGGAGCAACTAATTGAAGGAATGCCCTCCCAAAAGTTAGACCCCGATTCACTCTACCCCTCCATCTATGCTTTGCGTGGAAAGCATGGCGAAGCAATAAAACTGACCCAAGAAAACCTCCAACGATACATTTCAAGGGTTAGCCAGTCGCTGGGAGTTTTATGCTCATACGCCAGGGAACGTGACGATATGGAAACGGCCTATACCCTTGCAAAAATAAACTTTGAAATGGCAAAGCTATTTGGCATGAAAGAAGAAATCGCCTACCCTGATATGATTAAAGTACTTGTTTCCCGAGGAGATAAGCAGACCGCACTTAACTACTTGGAGGAATATGCACAGAGCATTGCGGAATTAAAATATGACTATTCAAACAATCCTTGCTTTAACAGATTGACGAAGGGACTAAGCGATACTTCCTATATCAAGAAAATTCTTGCACAAAGCATTCTCACTGACAGGGAATACGCACCATTGAAAGATGAGCCACGTCATACTCAAGTCTTTGGAAAATTGCAGGAATTAGCGAATACACAAACCAATACGTTCAGGGCAACAGACGTGTAG
- a CDS encoding nucleotidyltransferase domain-containing protein: MQLRRQEIDLIRRYLLEQVSPYLIIVFGSGLSGRMLPESDIDIAFLSEKKLNAYDVFMAGQELAGFL, from the coding sequence ATGCAGTTGAGACGGCAGGAAATTGATTTAATCAGACGATATTTGCTGGAACAGGTATCACCTTACTTAATTATTGTTTTTGGGTCTGGATTATCCGGTAGGATGTTGCCGGAAAGTGATATTGATATAGCCTTTTTATCAGAAAAAAAACTGAATGCTTACGATGTGTTTATGGCAGGTCAAGAGTTAGCCGGTTTCTTATAG
- a CDS encoding SDR family oxidoreductase, translated as MYNTELYAVTGAFGYTGKYITRRLLSQGKRVKTLTGHPNRHNPFGNHVSIAPFNFENPDKLIKSLQGATVLINTYWVRFSYGLVTYDKAVANTKILVKAAEKAGIRRIVHISISNASEDSSLPYFKGKGLLEKVIINSNLSYAIIRPTVIFGNEDILINNIAWMLRRFPLFAIPGPGDYKIQPVFVEDMVDLIVNAAGKEENIITDAVGPETFTFNELVQLIRDKTGANTRIIHMKPGLALFLSGLIGKIVRDVVLTRDEVEGLMANLLISKDPPLGKTRLSEWLGQNAATVGANYASELNRHYRKSL; from the coding sequence ATGTATAATACGGAATTGTATGCGGTAACCGGTGCTTTTGGTTATACCGGTAAATACATAACCAGGCGTCTTCTTTCTCAGGGTAAGAGAGTCAAAACACTTACCGGACACCCCAACCGTCACAATCCATTTGGTAATCACGTAAGTATCGCTCCATTTAACTTCGAGAATCCGGACAAACTAATAAAGAGTTTACAAGGAGCTACAGTTTTGATTAATACCTACTGGGTTCGCTTTTCTTACGGCCTTGTTACTTACGACAAGGCTGTTGCCAATACCAAAATTCTTGTCAAAGCAGCTGAAAAGGCCGGGATCCGCAGAATTGTGCATATCAGTATCAGCAACGCTTCCGAGGATTCATCTCTCCCTTATTTTAAAGGGAAAGGACTTCTGGAAAAGGTTATTATCAATTCAAATCTTTCTTACGCCATAATCCGGCCCACTGTTATTTTTGGCAATGAAGATATACTTATAAACAACATTGCCTGGATGCTCAGGCGATTTCCTCTGTTTGCAATTCCGGGGCCGGGTGATTACAAAATACAACCTGTATTTGTGGAAGATATGGTTGATTTAATCGTTAACGCAGCCGGGAAAGAGGAGAACATTATCACGGATGCCGTAGGTCCGGAAACATTTACATTTAATGAATTGGTGCAGCTTATACGAGACAAGACAGGCGCTAACACCCGGATCATTCACATGAAACCGGGGTTAGCGCTATTCCTTTCCGGATTGATTGGTAAAATTGTCAGGGATGTTGTGCTAACCCGTGATGAGGTGGAGGGTTTAATGGCAAACCTTTTGATTTCTAAAGACCCTCCTCTTGGAAAGACGCGTTTAAGTGAATGGCTTGGCCAAAATGCTGCAACAGTGGGAGCAAATTATGCTTCCGAACTGAACCGGCATTACCGGAAGAGTCTATAA
- a CDS encoding GbsR/MarR family transcriptional regulator: MDEKLTQSRDSLIQALGRQSAFWGLGKTAGEMYAVLYLSAEPVSLEELAQRLKVTKGNISIAVRQLEQLGMVRRSWQKGDRRVFFEVETDFWKIAHSVLGLRHKPEFDQSFNLVEESTRLAKQAVPSEERDIVIKRLQMLQEFYCTLDSVVEAVLAINPDRLKTVVEMFKLLASGGKQHDKNEK; the protein is encoded by the coding sequence GTGGATGAAAAACTAACCCAGTCCCGGGATTCTCTGATTCAGGCATTAGGTCGCCAAAGTGCCTTTTGGGGGTTAGGTAAAACGGCTGGTGAGATGTACGCAGTATTATATCTTAGCGCCGAACCGGTATCTCTTGAAGAATTAGCACAGAGATTGAAAGTAACAAAAGGGAATATCAGTATTGCCGTTCGTCAATTGGAGCAGTTGGGAATGGTAAGGCGTTCCTGGCAGAAAGGGGACCGCCGGGTGTTCTTTGAGGTGGAAACCGATTTTTGGAAAATTGCTCACTCTGTGTTGGGCTTGCGGCACAAACCAGAATTTGATCAGTCCTTTAACCTGGTGGAAGAGAGTACACGATTGGCTAAACAAGCGGTTCCGTCGGAGGAACGTGATATTGTAATAAAGCGTTTGCAGATGCTGCAAGAGTTTTATTGCACACTGGACAGCGTGGTGGAGGCTGTTTTGGCGATAAACCCCGATCGACTGAAAACTGTGGTGGAGATGTTTAAGCTGCTTGCTTCCGGGGGAAAGCAGCATGATAAAAATGAAAAATAG
- a CDS encoding C45 family autoproteolytic acyltransferase/hydolase produces the protein MKEAKKYNVVECKGTPYEIGLQCGESCKENILKAMDLTFGGLSFMNNTTIDSIISNSMKFLSNVKNFDPDLIDLLKGQADGAGVSFEEVFALKCGFDLGAYYNKISGLCTSFAVTGKATKDGKTILGQNIDWLSGSPMDLLKIVHPDGVEQLSLVLWGIVEYSLSSNGFGMCANGTWATVENYLFNIPIGCYLPKAMRQKTLEGAMKILRTSARGLGYYHLASVTREMVGIESIQDDYQVLLPQKDMLVHSNHYLTDRFKKVDMVNAFVPDSLARVETIKELINEYYGQITPETLMNILANHDNYPYSICRHVDKTKPPQFHSKTLASFIMIPEDAVMLIAYGNPCNYEYLEYKL, from the coding sequence ATGAAAGAAGCTAAGAAATATAATGTGGTGGAGTGTAAGGGGACTCCATACGAGATTGGTTTACAGTGCGGCGAGAGTTGTAAGGAAAACATACTTAAAGCCATGGATTTGACATTTGGCGGATTATCCTTCATGAATAATACAACTATAGATAGTATTATTTCCAATTCCATGAAGTTTCTCTCTAATGTGAAAAACTTTGATCCCGACCTTATTGATTTGTTAAAAGGGCAAGCAGATGGTGCCGGTGTAAGTTTTGAGGAAGTATTTGCTCTAAAATGTGGGTTTGATTTAGGAGCTTATTATAATAAAATTTCCGGATTATGCACATCTTTTGCCGTTACCGGAAAAGCAACCAAAGACGGAAAAACTATTCTTGGACAGAATATCGACTGGCTTTCTGGAAGTCCAATGGATCTGCTTAAAATAGTTCATCCTGATGGAGTAGAACAGCTTTCCTTAGTTCTATGGGGAATTGTAGAATATAGCCTTAGTTCAAATGGCTTTGGAATGTGTGCTAACGGTACCTGGGCAACAGTTGAAAATTACTTATTTAATATTCCTATAGGTTGTTACCTGCCTAAGGCCATGAGGCAAAAAACACTTGAAGGTGCCATGAAAATACTTCGCACAAGCGCCCGTGGACTTGGGTATTATCATTTGGCTTCCGTGACAAGGGAAATGGTTGGCATAGAAAGCATTCAGGACGATTACCAAGTACTCTTACCCCAAAAAGATATGTTAGTACATTCTAATCACTACCTTACTGATAGATTTAAAAAAGTAGATATGGTTAACGCATTCGTACCAGATAGCTTAGCAAGAGTTGAAACAATTAAAGAATTAATCAATGAATATTATGGACAAATCACTCCGGAAACGTTGATGAATATCCTGGCAAATCATGACAATTATCCCTATTCAATATGCCGACATGTTGATAAAACAAAACCGCCGCAGTTTCACTCGAAGACATTAGCTTCTTTTATAATGATTCCCGAAGACGCGGTAATGCTTATTGCCTATGGCAATCCATGCAATTATGAGTATTTAGAATATAAGCTATAA
- a CDS encoding TetR/AcrR family transcriptional regulator — protein MDSSTKEKIKNIALSLFAQKGYEGTTMNEIAKGVGIKKASLYAHFKGKEELFFTVYEDLSQEYVNLMNRIIDDSKEMEIEDKLYYIFEQYIIYYIRNPQVQAFWNQIMLFTPTGIYEKFFTHVQNCNIFVQQTMVEIFEAGISQGLIRSDDAKKMTMSFWAIREGLLNGMVIIPEMRKEEYIKAFWRDYLLGIRGRRE, from the coding sequence ATGGATAGTTCAACAAAGGAGAAAATAAAGAATATCGCTCTTTCTTTATTCGCCCAAAAGGGTTATGAAGGTACGACCATGAATGAAATTGCTAAAGGAGTAGGAATCAAAAAAGCTTCGCTTTACGCTCACTTTAAAGGAAAGGAGGAGTTATTTTTTACAGTCTATGAAGACCTGTCTCAAGAGTATGTAAACTTAATGAATAGAATTATAGATGATTCTAAGGAAATGGAAATTGAGGATAAACTGTATTATATTTTTGAACAATATATTATTTACTACATTAGAAATCCGCAAGTACAAGCATTTTGGAACCAGATTATGCTTTTCACACCCACTGGAATATATGAGAAATTCTTTACTCACGTACAAAACTGTAATATATTTGTTCAGCAAACTATGGTAGAAATTTTCGAAGCAGGGATAAGCCAGGGTCTAATCCGAAGTGATGACGCCAAAAAAATGACTATGTCGTTTTGGGCAATCAGGGAAGGACTTTTAAACGGGATGGTGATAATTCCGGAAATGAGGAAAGAAGAATATATCAAAGCTTTTTGGAGGGATTATTTGTTAGGTATTAGGGGAAGGAGGGAATAA
- a CDS encoding DUF3795 domain-containing protein, which yields MKSANENICAPDKRLTAVCGLFCPACTLFIGTKEDPERLKEIAERFQIPVEELACEGCRADKRCIYCRSRCKMTSCAAEKGVEFCGECNEYPCEELKVFQTDMPHRTELWKYHERIKEVGYEKWYTEMIEHYSCPECHTINSAYDIACRKCGTTPSCTFVNLHKDKIIRHHSGLK from the coding sequence ATGAAAAGTGCTAACGAAAATATTTGTGCTCCAGACAAACGGCTTACTGCCGTGTGCGGGTTGTTTTGTCCTGCTTGTACCTTATTTATCGGAACGAAAGAAGATCCGGAAAGGCTTAAAGAAATTGCAGAACGTTTTCAGATACCGGTTGAAGAATTGGCATGCGAAGGTTGCCGGGCAGATAAACGGTGCATTTACTGTAGAAGCAGATGCAAAATGACAAGCTGCGCTGCAGAAAAAGGGGTGGAATTCTGTGGCGAATGTAATGAATACCCTTGTGAAGAATTGAAAGTGTTTCAAACCGACATGCCACATCGAACTGAATTATGGAAATATCATGAACGAATTAAAGAAGTCGGGTATGAAAAATGGTATACGGAAATGATTGAGCATTACTCATGTCCCGAATGCCATACAATAAATTCTGCCTACGACATAGCATGCAGGAAATGCGGTACAACTCCCAGTTGTACATTTGTGAATCTACACAAAGATAAAATCATCCGGCATCACTCTGGATTGAAGTGA
- a CDS encoding methyltransferase family protein: MKGKARESRFKAYFGNIIFIIVMGVTLFLSAGSLMYWEAWVYLVGFFTQTIFTIAYFSKKKPELISKRMQRGNKEDTRKVVMLLVLHLVGLLISGFDFRYHWSVISNPIIIISNVIVFFCYVLIFFTLRENSYAHSTIRVEENQQVITSGPYAIVRHPMYLGMSLMYLFTPLALGSYWALMPFSLCLLINILRIINEEKMLVLDLPEYKEYCLKTRYRLIPLIW; the protein is encoded by the coding sequence ATGAAAGGCAAGGCTAGAGAGTCTAGGTTTAAAGCTTATTTTGGTAACATAATCTTTATAATTGTAATGGGAGTTACCTTATTTCTTTCCGCAGGTTCACTAATGTACTGGGAAGCATGGGTTTATTTGGTTGGGTTTTTTACGCAAACGATTTTTACTATTGCTTATTTTTCAAAGAAAAAACCTGAGCTTATATCAAAACGAATGCAGCGTGGTAATAAAGAAGATACTCGCAAGGTTGTCATGCTGTTGGTCTTACATTTGGTGGGTCTCTTGATTTCCGGCTTTGATTTCCGTTATCATTGGTCGGTTATATCTAATCCGATTATCATCATTTCGAACGTCATTGTCTTCTTTTGCTATGTCTTGATTTTCTTTACTCTCAGGGAAAATAGTTATGCTCATTCTACCATCAGGGTCGAAGAGAATCAACAGGTTATAACGAGTGGTCCCTATGCTATAGTTCGTCATCCAATGTATTTAGGGATGTCGTTAATGTATTTGTTCACGCCATTAGCGCTTGGTTCTTATTGGGCGTTAATGCCTTTTTCTCTCTGCTTGCTGATAAATATACTTAGGATTATAAACGAAGAAAAGATGCTGGTTTTGGACCTTCCGGAGTACAAAGAGTATTGCTTAAAGACACGTTATCGCTTGATCCCGTTAATTTGGTAA
- a CDS encoding MerR family transcriptional regulator: MENKIKISDFAKLTGTTLKSIIYYHQIGLLQEPKRSPGGYRLYGPAELTRMRLIKRLKYLGLDLKRIKEIMGDIHNHRTLWEVLQSLRAELLSEKKSLEERVLKIERLLSEDMVCLDEDSLESPTFQKMAKILGTDQIENYARTCPEIYNQQQKLYGIIDDFQWSEYYHDAFRALAEFWNTHPEEYQIALDFGACIIGLDQLSEDDPEIEHLARETSEFIGSIPLLAELTQQFGLFQPLQRLRNEMIIDVLPPARKKYYQLYEQYINSEIGQQTGGKRKTKRR, translated from the coding sequence GTGGAAAATAAAATTAAAATCAGCGATTTTGCTAAATTAACTGGGACTACATTAAAAAGCATTATCTATTACCATCAGATTGGTTTATTACAAGAACCAAAGCGCTCTCCCGGAGGATACCGCCTATATGGTCCGGCGGAGCTAACTCGTATGCGACTAATCAAACGATTAAAATACCTGGGACTGGATCTAAAACGCATCAAAGAAATTATGGGAGATATACACAATCACAGAACCTTGTGGGAAGTCTTGCAGTCCTTGCGAGCGGAGCTTCTAAGTGAGAAAAAAAGCCTTGAAGAACGAGTGTTAAAAATTGAAAGATTGCTAAGTGAAGACATGGTATGTCTAGATGAGGACTCTTTAGAATCCCCTACTTTTCAAAAGATGGCTAAGATCCTGGGAACAGATCAGATTGAAAACTATGCTCGAACCTGTCCGGAAATTTACAACCAGCAACAAAAATTATACGGTATCATAGATGATTTCCAATGGAGCGAATATTACCACGACGCTTTTCGGGCCCTGGCTGAGTTTTGGAATACACACCCCGAGGAGTATCAAATTGCTTTGGACTTTGGAGCATGTATTATCGGGCTAGACCAACTGTCCGAAGATGACCCTGAGATTGAACACCTCGCCCGAGAAACTTCTGAATTTATCGGAAGTATACCTTTGTTAGCGGAGCTCACCCAACAATTCGGACTATTCCAACCTCTTCAGCGCCTACGTAATGAAATGATTATCGATGTTCTCCCACCAGCCCGGAAAAAGTATTATCAGCTTTACGAGCAGTATATCAATTCCGAGATTGGTCAACAAACTGGTGGTAAGAGGAAGACAAAACGCAGGTGA
- a CDS encoding helix-turn-helix transcriptional regulator encodes MDIKDYRQKKGYTQEEVARLLDITLRYYQNIERGKQKPNVIIGLNLALILKVNPFKLWKIKDAK; translated from the coding sequence TTGGACATAAAAGATTACAGGCAAAAAAAAGGTTATACACAAGAAGAAGTGGCAAGGCTTTTGGATATAACTCTCCGATATTATCAAAATATCGAACGAGGCAAACAAAAGCCAAATGTCATAATTGGACTTAATTTAGCTTTAATTTTAAAAGTTAATCCTTTTAAACTTTGGAAAATAAAAGATGCAAAATAG
- a CDS encoding IS630 family transposase has product MPFISQRAKLDLTTEEINRLEKIIHSRTESVSHIERAKMFLLYHQGETIASIGRILETNRAKVERHIDKILQFGLDIALNDLPRSGRPDTITKEDKAWLVSLACQKPKEFGYSYELWTTDLLAKHARNHCVENGHPTLQNLAKGTVSKILSANKVKPHKIKYYLEKRDLEFEQKMANVLYVYKEVEMVSKNDEQSMYAYISYDEKPGIQAIENIAPDLSPSPGTYSCLARDYEYVRHGTLSLMAGIDLVTGHILAQVEDRHRSIEFVEFLKMISEYYKDIEKIVIILDNHSAHISKETRAYLSTVPNRFEFVFTPKHGS; this is encoded by the coding sequence ATGCCATTCATAAGTCAAAGAGCAAAATTAGATTTGACAACAGAAGAAATAAATAGATTAGAAAAAATTATACATTCAAGAACAGAAAGTGTGAGTCATATTGAACGGGCTAAAATGTTTCTCTTGTATCATCAAGGAGAAACAATAGCTTCAATTGGTAGAATATTAGAGACTAACCGTGCAAAAGTAGAACGACATATAGATAAAATTTTACAATTTGGCTTAGATATAGCACTCAATGATCTTCCTCGTTCAGGCAGGCCGGATACAATAACCAAAGAAGATAAAGCGTGGCTTGTTTCTCTTGCTTGCCAAAAACCTAAGGAATTTGGATATAGCTATGAATTATGGACAACAGATTTATTAGCCAAACATGCACGAAATCATTGTGTAGAAAATGGCCATCCAACCCTGCAAAATCTAGCAAAAGGTACAGTATCAAAAATACTTTCAGCAAACAAAGTTAAGCCACATAAAATTAAATATTACTTGGAAAAAAGGGATCTAGAATTTGAACAAAAAATGGCTAACGTGTTATATGTCTATAAAGAAGTTGAAATGGTATCAAAAAATGATGAACAATCAATGTATGCTTATATATCATATGATGAAAAACCCGGTATTCAAGCTATAGAAAATATTGCTCCGGATCTTTCTCCTTCTCCTGGAACGTATTCATGTCTTGCTCGTGATTATGAATATGTTCGCCATGGTACACTTAGTCTCATGGCCGGTATTGATTTGGTAACAGGTCATATCTTAGCTCAAGTAGAAGACCGCCATCGTAGTATTGAGTTTGTAGAGTTTCTAAAAATGATAAGTGAGTACTACAAAGATATAGAGAAAATAGTAATTATATTGGACAACCACTCCGCTCATATTTCAAAAGAAACAAGGGCTTATCTTAGTACTGTCCCAAATCGTTTTGAATTTGTTTTTACACCAAAACATGGATCCTAG
- a CDS encoding Uma2 family endonuclease has protein sequence MVAPMDVLLSNTEKPQPDILFISKERINIITEMNIKGAPDLVVEILSPSTAANDRTDKSRMYYRHGVREYWIVDPDIQCIEIYVSGETNWNLYQAFNVNEVLTSPLFPGLEIIMKEVFIID, from the coding sequence ATAGTTGCACCAATGGATGTCCTGCTTTCAAATACCGAAAAGCCGCAGCCGGATATTTTGTTTATCTCAAAAGAACGGATTAACATCATCACTGAAATGAACATCAAAGGTGCTCCGGATTTAGTGGTTGAAATATTATCACCGTCAACAGCCGCAAATGACCGCACAGATAAAAGTAGGATGTATTACAGACATGGTGTCAGGGAGTATTGGATTGTTGATCCGGATATTCAGTGCATAGAAATATATGTATCGGGGGAAACTAACTGGAATCTGTATCAAGCGTTTAATGTCAATGAGGTTTTAACATCACCACTTTTTCCTGGTTTAGAGATAATAATGAAAGAGGTATTTATCATTGATTGA
- a CDS encoding ATP-dependent Clp protease proteolytic subunit, whose translation MGIPLKRIESDMERDYYMTAEEAKEYGF comes from the coding sequence ATGGGGATACCGCTAAAAAGAATTGAGAGTGATATGGAGAGGGACTATTATATGACAGCAGAAGAGGCAAAAGAGTATGGGTTTTAG